The region GGACCGGACGGGTAGGGGCGGCAGTTGTTTCCATTAAAAAAAAGCCGTTCCGGACATACGGTCGGAACGGCTATAAAGATACGGCCAGGTGCTAAAATTTACTACGAGTTCACCACCTCGCCACCGTTGACGTGGATGACCTGCCCCGTGAAATACGACGCATCTTCCGACGCAAGAAATACGTAGGCCGGTGCCAGTTCGGCGGGTTGCCCCGGTCGCTCCATGGGCACCTCTTTGCCAAAGTTTTCGACTTCTTCCAGCGTTTTAGTGGCAACAATCAGCGGTGTCCAGATGGGACCGGGCGCTACGGCATTGACGCGGATATTCTTCTCGACCAGGTTCTGCGACAACGACCGCGTGAAGGCCGTTACGGCTCCCTTGGTAGACGCGTAATCAATCAGTGCCTGACTGCCCCGGTACGAAACAACCGACGTGGTATTGATAATACAATCCTGAGCGGCCATATACGGCAGAAACGCTTTCGTGAGCCGAAACATAGCCAGAATGTTCAGCTCGAACGTTTCGCGCATCTGCTGGTCCGAAATTCCGGTGAACTCCTTCTGCTCAACATGGTTGGCCGCGTTATTTACCAGGATATTCACCCGTCCGTACGTATCAACAACTTTATCGACAGCCTCCTGAATAAAAGAAAGCTGCTTCAGATCGCCGGGAATGAGCAGGCATTGCTGGCCTTCAGCTTCCACGAGCGATTTGGTCTTTTGAGCATCCTGCTCTTCGCGGGGGTGGTAAAACAAGGCCAGATCGGCCCCTTCGCGGGCAAAGTGAATGGCTACTGCCCGGCCAATGCCTGAGTCGCCACCAGTTATTACGGCAATCTTTCCCTGTAGTTTATCGGCCCCCTGATACGTATCCCGAATGTAGATCGGTTGTGGGTCCATTTTATATTCCAAACCCGGCTGCTCATCCTGATGCTGGGCTTTGGTTTCGATTTCCATTTGAGTCATTTTTTGTAGGAGTTGGGAGTGAGGAGTTAGGGGAGAGAAGAAAAAGGCATTAGCCCTCTTAACTCCTCGCTCCCAACTCCTGTGTACTCATTTAGTTATGCATTGACGATGGTGCCACCATTGGGGTGCAATACCTGTCCGGTGATGTAGGACGCATCTTCCGACGCCAGAAAAACATAAGCCGGGGCTACCTCGCTCGGCTGACCGGGCCGTTTCATGGGCACATCCTTCCCAAATTCGGCCACTTCTTCGGCACTCACCGATGCAGGGTTAAGGGGTGTCCAGATAGGACCGGGTGCCACGCCATTCACCCGAATACCTTTTTGAATAAGATTGCTCGACAAAGCGCGGGTAAAAGTCATAATGGCGCCTTTCGTCGACGAGTATTCGAGCAGATCGGCACGACCCTGATAGGCGGTGACGGACGTGGTGTTAATCACACAATCGCCTTTTTGCAGGTGTGGCTCGGCGGCTTTCGTAATCCGGAAGAACGAGTAAATGTTAGTTTCGTAGGTCGCCAGCAGATCCTCATCGCGAATATCTTCAAGTTCTTTATGCTGCAGTTGCAGGGCCGTATTGTTGACTAGTATGTTCAACTTACCGAACTTGCTGATGGTGTCGCTCACCAGTTGTTTGCACCGTTCTTCCTGACGAATATCGCCCGGCAGCAGGAGGCACTGACGGCCTTCGGCTTCCACGAGCGATTTAGTCTTTTGCGCATCTTCTTCTTCCCGTTCAGTATAGGAAATGGCTACATCGGCCCCCTCGCGGGCAAAGTGAACGGCCACCGCCCGCCCAATGCCTGAGTCGCCACCGGTAATGAGCGCTACTTTTCCGTTTAATTTGTTCGCCCCCTTGTACGATTTTCGAATGAACTCCGGTTGTGGGGTCAGTTCGGCTTCAATACCCGGCTGGAGGTCCTGATGTTGTGGAGGAATTTCTATGTTCATAACGTTGCTGTTGGTTGTACCTGCTTAAATAAGCCCAAAGCAACAGTGGTTGTTTTGATAAATCTATTGAAATGGTAGATTTTGATGCGCTTGAATGAATTCGTAATATAGTATTTCCAAATACCTCACTACCATGAACATCAACGGCGACGCCACGAAAGCAAACACTTACGACGCCATCGTCATCGGCTCGGGAATCAGCGGGGGCTGGGCGGCTAAAGAACTCTGCGAGAAGGGCTTGAAAACCCTTGTGCTGGAGCGGGGGCGGGATGTGAAACACATTGTCGATTACCCAACGGCCACGCTCAACCTCTGGGAGTTTCCGCATCGAAACCGTATGCCCGAGGCTTTCGATAAAGAGAATCCTATTGCTACCAAGTGTTATGCCCTCGACGAAGGCACCGAGCAGTTCTTCGTGAAAGATGCCGAGCACCCCTACGTGCAGGAGAAGCCGTTCGACTGGATTCGGGGCTATCAGGTGGGCGGAAAATCGCTGATCTGGGCACGGCAAACGCAGCGGTGGAGTAAGTTCGATTTTGAAGCCAACGCCCGCGATGGAGCCGCCGTCGACTGGCCTATTCGCTACGAAGATATTGCCCCCTGGTATAGTCATGTCGAGAAATTTGTGGGTATTAGTGGCAATAAAGACGGTTTGGAAACCCTGCCTGATGGCGAGTTTCTGAAACCCTGGCAACTCAACTGCGTGGAGAAACATATTCAGAAACGCGTTTCGGAAAGCTACCGAGACCGGCATGTGATCATTGGCCGGTGTGCTCACCTCACAGAACCCAAACAGATT is a window of Spirosoma linguale DSM 74 DNA encoding:
- a CDS encoding short-chain dehydrogenase/reductase SDR (PFAM: short-chain dehydrogenase/reductase SDR~KEGG: abb:ABBFA_002101 short chain dehydrogenase family protein), with product MNIEIPPQHQDLQPGIEAELTPQPEFIRKSYKGANKLNGKVALITGGDSGIGRAVAVHFAREGADVAISYTEREEEDAQKTKSLVEAEGRQCLLLPGDIRQEERCKQLVSDTISKFGKLNILVNNTALQLQHKELEDIRDEDLLATYETNIYSFFRITKAAEPHLQKGDCVINTTSVTAYQGRADLLEYSSTKGAIMTFTRALSSNLIQKGIRVNGVAPGPIWTPLNPASVSAEEVAEFGKDVPMKRPGQPSEVAPAYVFLASEDASYITGQVLHPNGGTIVNA
- a CDS encoding short-chain dehydrogenase/reductase SDR (PFAM: short-chain dehydrogenase/reductase SDR; KR domain protein~KEGG: abb:ABBFA_002101 short chain dehydrogenase family protein), coding for MTQMEIETKAQHQDEQPGLEYKMDPQPIYIRDTYQGADKLQGKIAVITGGDSGIGRAVAIHFAREGADLALFYHPREEQDAQKTKSLVEAEGQQCLLIPGDLKQLSFIQEAVDKVVDTYGRVNILVNNAANHVEQKEFTGISDQQMRETFELNILAMFRLTKAFLPYMAAQDCIINTTSVVSYRGSQALIDYASTKGAVTAFTRSLSQNLVEKNIRVNAVAPGPIWTPLIVATKTLEEVENFGKEVPMERPGQPAELAPAYVFLASEDASYFTGQVIHVNGGEVVNS